One part of the Dunckerocampus dactyliophorus isolate RoL2022-P2 chromosome 11, RoL_Ddac_1.1, whole genome shotgun sequence genome encodes these proteins:
- the arr3b gene encoding arrestin 3b, retinal (X-arrestin) isoform X2: MAKKVFVYLACAFRYGSEDLDVIGLSCRKDIWINRVQVYPAPDGNAEKTQMQESLLKKVGENGYPFSFQMPPNLPCSVSLQPGPNDAGKACGVDFEVKAYMANEANNATEVIEKKATCRLMIRKIQYAPNKNSAGPKADITKQFMMSDKPVHMEASLDKEIYYHGDPITISVKINNETTKVVKKIKVTVEQLTNVVLYSSDTYTKSVCTEEFGETINANSTFEKSFQVTPLLANNKEKRGLSVDGRLKYEDTNLASTTLSQDNKEMQGILVSYKVKVNLMVSGGGLLGGLTASDVTVELPLTLMSPKPAGEFSIIQ; this comes from the exons ATGGCAAAAAA AGTATTCGTATACCTTGCGTGTGCTTTCCGCTACGGAAGTGAGGATCTGGACGTGATCGGGCTGTCCTGCAGGAAAGACATCTGGATAAACCGCGTCCAGGTGTATCCGGCCCCAGACGGGAACGCGGAAAAAACGCAGATGCAGGAATCCCTCCTGAAGAAAGTCGGAGAGAACGGGTATCCCTTTTCCTTCCAG ATGCCCCCCAACCTCCCTTGCTCAGTCTCCTTGCAGCCTGGACCAAATGATGCTGGCAAG GCGTGTGGGGTGGACTTTGAGGTCAAAGCCTACATGGCCAATGAAGCAAACAACGCCACTGAAGTCATTGAGAAGAA GGCCACTTGTCGCCTGATGATTCGAAAAATCCAGTACGCGCCAAATAAAAACAGCGCCGGACCAAAGGCCGATATCACCAAGCAGTTCATGATGTCGGACAAGCCCGTTCACATGGAAGCCTCCCTTGACAAAGAG ATCTACTACCACGGCGATCCCATCACTATCAGCGTCAAAATCAACAACGAAACCACTAAGGTTGTGAAGAAAATCAAAGTCACGG TCGAGCAGCTGACCAATGTGGTGCTGTACTCATCGGACACGTACACAAAGTCTGTCTGTACAGAAGAGTTTGG GGAGACAATTAACGCCAACTCCACGTTCGAGAAGTCCTTCCAAGTGACCCCATTGCTGGCCAACAACAAAGAGAAGAGAGGACTGTCGGTGGACGGACGGCTAAAATACGAGGACACAAACCTTGCCTCCACTACCTT GAGTCAGGACAATAAGGAGATGCAAGGAATACTGGTGTCCTACAAAGTAAAGGTCAATCTAATGGTGTCTGGAGGAGG CCTGCTGGGTGGCCTAACAGCAAG TGATGTCACAGTGGAGCTTCCGTTGACGCTGATGTCCCCAAAGCCAGCAGGTGAGTTCAGCATCATTCAGTGA
- the arr3b gene encoding arrestin 3b, retinal (X-arrestin) isoform X1, whose protein sequence is MSKVFKKTSGNGHISLYLGRRDFVDHVDSVDLVDGVVKVDPSGLDGKKVFVYLACAFRYGSEDLDVIGLSCRKDIWINRVQVYPAPDGNAEKTQMQESLLKKVGENGYPFSFQMPPNLPCSVSLQPGPNDAGKACGVDFEVKAYMANEANNATEVIEKKATCRLMIRKIQYAPNKNSAGPKADITKQFMMSDKPVHMEASLDKEIYYHGDPITISVKINNETTKVVKKIKVTVEQLTNVVLYSSDTYTKSVCTEEFGETINANSTFEKSFQVTPLLANNKEKRGLSVDGRLKYEDTNLASTTLSQDNKEMQGILVSYKVKVNLMVSGGGLLGGLTASDVTVELPLTLMSPKPAGEFSIIQ, encoded by the exons ATGTCCaa AGTGTTCAAGAAGACCAGCGGCAATGGACAC ATTTCCTTGTACTTGGGAAGGAGAGATTTTGTGGACCACGTGGATTCAGTGGACTTGGTTG ATGGAGTTGTAAAAGTGGACCCCTCTGGTCTCGATGGCAAAAAAG TATTCGTATACCTTGCGTGTGCTTTCCGCTACGGAAGTGAGGATCTGGACGTGATCGGGCTGTCCTGCAGGAAAGACATCTGGATAAACCGCGTCCAGGTGTATCCGGCCCCAGACGGGAACGCGGAAAAAACGCAGATGCAGGAATCCCTCCTGAAGAAAGTCGGAGAGAACGGGTATCCCTTTTCCTTCCAG ATGCCCCCCAACCTCCCTTGCTCAGTCTCCTTGCAGCCTGGACCAAATGATGCTGGCAAG GCGTGTGGGGTGGACTTTGAGGTCAAAGCCTACATGGCCAATGAAGCAAACAACGCCACTGAAGTCATTGAGAAGAA GGCCACTTGTCGCCTGATGATTCGAAAAATCCAGTACGCGCCAAATAAAAACAGCGCCGGACCAAAGGCCGATATCACCAAGCAGTTCATGATGTCGGACAAGCCCGTTCACATGGAAGCCTCCCTTGACAAAGAG ATCTACTACCACGGCGATCCCATCACTATCAGCGTCAAAATCAACAACGAAACCACTAAGGTTGTGAAGAAAATCAAAGTCACGG TCGAGCAGCTGACCAATGTGGTGCTGTACTCATCGGACACGTACACAAAGTCTGTCTGTACAGAAGAGTTTGG GGAGACAATTAACGCCAACTCCACGTTCGAGAAGTCCTTCCAAGTGACCCCATTGCTGGCCAACAACAAAGAGAAGAGAGGACTGTCGGTGGACGGACGGCTAAAATACGAGGACACAAACCTTGCCTCCACTACCTT GAGTCAGGACAATAAGGAGATGCAAGGAATACTGGTGTCCTACAAAGTAAAGGTCAATCTAATGGTGTCTGGAGGAGG CCTGCTGGGTGGCCTAACAGCAAG TGATGTCACAGTGGAGCTTCCGTTGACGCTGATGTCCCCAAAGCCAGCAGGTGAGTTCAGCATCATTCAGTGA